GACGATATAGGAATAATAATCCACACCACCGAGCTTCTGAACGGCCGCACTTGCTTTGGAGATCGATCCAGCAGTCAGCAATTTGCGGTTGTCCAACACATTATTGATTACGACCGAAATGGCATACTTCCCTTTTTGATAGCTGATGCCTGCATCGGTACGCAGATAATTTTTGAAATTACTTTCTTTTGTTGTCCCAACTGCACGGTCAAACATTCCCTGAACACTTCCCATAAAGCCAAGTCCACGCACTTTCCCATCCTGAATACGATAGGATACAAATGCATTGGCTGTATGTTTGGCCGTATTCGGAGTGATATTACCTATATTTTCTTCTTTGGTATCTTTGGAGATCTTCGAATCTGTCAAAGCATAATTTGCATTCACATTCAGCCCCTTAATAATTTCACCGGTGACATCAAATTCGATACCCTTGCTTCTGGTTTCTCCCAATTGGGTCTGGAATGACACACCATTAACGACGTGGCTCGGATCGGGGTCAGCTACCAGCGCATTTTTACGGGCAATAGTGTAGGCACTTAACGTGGAGATCCATTTTCCACCCATCCACTCTTTCTTAACACCTGCTTCTAAATCATTTCCGCGTATTGGTTTGAAAGCATTACCTTCCCAGTCGGTACCAGCGACAGGAACAAAAGATTGATCAAACAAGCCATATACACTCATGGATTTATCGATCGAATAGCTCAACCCTACCCTCGGCGTAAATGCTTTATCGGTTCTGTCAGCTACAGACGTTTTTCCTATGGTCTCATTAATTGTATAGCGTAAGCCAAGCGATAAACGCAATTTCTCTTCCAGGAACGCCAATTCATCGTGCGCGTAGAATGACATATAGTTTGTTGAAGTCACGTAGTTGCTACCGCCCGCACGGACCTTTACACTCTGCGAACGATCCAGCGTAGGGAATACACTGCCTGGAATACCGTATTTAGGATCATAGACGTTGAGCGGAGCTGAAGGAATCGAATCTAAAATCGTTCTAAAATCGCCCCAGAACTTCTTATTACCATAGTCGGCTCCCACCAAAATCCGATGACGAACGCTTCCGGTATATTCTTCTCCGTTTAAAGAAACCTGACCAAAACTATTTTCACCATGTTCGTCGGCAATACTGTAATAACGTGGCATATCGCCATTGGCTTTCATGTAATTCAGCCATGTACTGGTGGCTTTCATATCAAAATTGAAATAGGCCATCTGTGCATGCAATTTCCAGTTTTCGTTTAGTTTGCGGTCCAGATAAATATAGGCACTATGGTCTTTTAGCTTTCCGGGCTCCATGGAGGGATCACCATAGAAGAAGTCATTGGCAATACCCGGATCGGCAAATCCTTTGGGTGAGAACGTATAATTACCATTTGACAGGTAGGTAGACCCTTGGTAGGTGTATTCAAATGTTAAGTTCGTCAAAGAATCTACTTTATAGGTAACCACTGGCGCTATAACAAGCCGGTTACTGTAATTATATTTTGTAAAAAAATCTTTTTGTTGTCCGGCCACATTCAGACGGTAAAGCAGTTTGCCATCTTTGCGCAATTTACCATCCAGATCAACGGCAGCGCGATAGGTACTGAAGCTCCCTGTATTCAGGGTAACAGATCCCTTGGTATTTCCGGTAGGTTTTTTTGTTACCACATTATAAAAGCCGCCAGGTTCGCCATTGGCAAGCATAAAACCGGCGGGTCCTTTTACAAATTCGATCCGTTCGATCATACTTGCATCTTCGGCTGTAGGCCCCCAAGAAGCTTCGATGTTCATCCCATTACGGAACGCGGGGATCTTAGAGCCACGCATACGGATATTGGCATATTGGTTGTCCCAATGGCCCTGACGTGTTGCACCACTAACATTACGCGTAATACCATCAACAATGTCGAAAACCTGTTGATCTGCCATTAAATCGGAAGAAATAACCTGTATATTTTGAGGCAGCTCTAGGATTGGTGTTTTAAGGCGTAACGATCCGGAGATACTGTCAAACTTATAATGCTCATAGTATTTACCATAAACCGCAACTTCGTCGATAGCTTGCGATTGGTCTTTCAAGATGATGGGACCAAGGTTTGTCGTCTCATCTGTTACGTTCACTTCCATCGTATGCTTACCGTAACCGATCGCTTTAATCTCGATATGATAGGTTTTGGATGAAAGCTTATGAAAAGCGAAATGCCCCTCACTATCTGTGCTGGTGGTCACACCCGTATTGCTTAATTTTACTGTCGCCCCTGTGATAGGTTCGGATTTTTCATTGATAAGAATTCCTTCAATGACTTTGTTCGTCTGCGCCTGTGCAACAGAAAACACCGAACTAATCATAGGAATAGCTAGAAAGGATAAAGTTTTATTCATGAATGTAGTATGGTAGATGTTGTTATAGTAGATACCGCTTAGATATTCTTTTTTTGTAAGGACCCATTGGTGTTTCCATCGTTTCAGATAGATCCTTATGCTGTCTGCGCTATAGCTGCGATTATTTGACGGTAATGAAAGTTGTACTTCCCTGCCATGCCGAAGCATAGGCTTTCCCTTCATGTTCACCTGCAGTTTCAGCAAACGTACTTGCTTCCAAGACGTATGGACCAGCCCATATTGCGTCAAATGTCAGGATGCCATGCTCGTCCGCAACAAACTCTTTTCCCCAACCGGTAGTCGAAAAAACAGAAACTTTGGCCTGTGGAACAGCTTTGCCGAAGCTGGTGATCTTTGCTTGTATACGTTGCCCCTTTTTTGCGTTAGCCGCACCAAGCAACTCAATTTGCAATGGGCTTTTTACATTTTTATAATCGAGTGTTGCAGACTTTCCTACGATAACAGGCACTAAGGAAGAAAATTCATATTTCGTTTTACCGCCTAGATCTTTAGGTGCTTTAACAATGGATAGGAAATAGGTTCCGGCTGCTGTAGGTTGGAATGAACCGCTAAAGTGATCGCCTTGATTCGTCAATTGAAGCTTGACGGGTTCCTGTCCCGGGGCATGTAACATTAATGAGAAGTCCTTCACGTCGGAGTACCATTTGTCGACCTGATCTCTTTCATTCGTTGCAAACTCGCCGTAATATACCTTGACTTCATGGGATTGGTTTAACGTTCCATAAGAAGATGATTCAATCCAAAGGGCATGGGCATGACTAGTATGACTACACAGTAATACCGTAAGAAATGTGAAAAATGAAATTAAAATTTTCATAATATGTTGATTGATGTTTAGTTTTCTTCAACTTATTATGGGAGAATTTGCAGGTGTTGCATATGCTTAACAACGAATAAAATAATAAAATTCGTTATCTTGCAAGTTCTTCCATATCGTATATCGGGAGTAACTGACACAGCGTGCTGTTTCAGTCATCTACATGCAGTTGCCGCTGTATGTAGATTAACGCCATGTGATAGATTGCCGTCTATTACATGGTGTTTTTGTTTCTTGTGTCCAAATAAGTATAAAAGATATTATTTAGACTGATTAAAAACAAAGCAAATATAACAGGAAATCTTTTTAAAACAACTAATTTTTTCATTTTACAGTATTCTTACGCTTTAACTGAAGAAATACAGCGAACAAAAAGAGCGTTGTTAGTTAGGAAGAGAGTGCGGAAAGGATTGAAAAAGATGCCACATGGTTTTCCAGCACAAGTTTCAGGTCGAATAATTCTGTTTCCTGGTAACGTGTCGCGACATGCAGCTGGATACGTTCGCAATGTGGTTCGAAAGTTTGCTGCACCAGATCGACTGTATTATTTTCGCCGGAGAGGTGAGTGAGGATAAGATGTTTCAGACGGTCGGTTTTATAGGCGTTAAACAATTCGACGGCAACGCGATTTGACAGGTGTCCCCAACCACTGCTGATGCGATTTTTCAGAAAATACGAATAGCGTCCTGTACGCAACATCTCCTCGTCATAATTTGATTCCAGGAGCAATACATCCGAATGTTGAATAACATGCTGCACATTTTCGCAAGGTCGTCCAATATCTGTCAGGACACCGATATTGTATGTTCCATCTGAGACTAGAAAGCTGCATGGTTCTTTGGCATCGTGATATTTGGGAATACCGTACACCTTAAGTCCTCCAATTTCAACAACCTCATCAGGAGAAATGATATGGACCAAATGGGATGGAAGATGCAAACGGGTGCCATCGTAACTTCCCTTGGTAATATAAACCGGTAAATTATATTTTTTGGCAAATACAGATAGGCCCCTAATATGATCAGAATGTTCATGGGTAATGAAAATTGCTTTGATCTGAGTCGGTAAAATACCCAGATTGTACATCCGCAGGTGTATATGCTTGCTGTTGATTCCAGCATCTATCAAGATAGCAGAATCATCTTTAGCGACATAATAACAGTTCCCATTACTGCCGGAGGCGATTGCACAATATTTCATTCGTTTATGCTCTTTATAAGAATAGATCTATTTTACCGCGTCAAAGATACGAAAAACGAGAAAACTTCGGCAGTCATTAACATTCCGGCAAACTCAATGGAATATTGACGGCCAATCCACCATCTGCTGTTTCCTTATATTTGGCATTCATATCCAAAGCAGTCTCCCACATGGTTTTAACCACCGTATCCAAACTTACTTTTGCTTTATCCGGATTCGATTGCAGTGCTAACTGTGCCGCAGTAATGGCTTTAATGGCTCCCATTGTGTTGCGTTCGATGCAAGGAATCTGCACCAGTCCACCGATTGGATCACATGTCAATCCGAGGTGATGTTCCATGGCAATTTCAGCAGCCATCAGCACCTGGCGCTGTGATCCGCCCAGCACTTCTGTCAGCGCACCGGCTGCCATCGCTGATGAAACGCCAATCTCGGCCTGACAACCGCCCATTGCGGCTGAAATGGTTGCATTTTTCTTAAATATCGATCCGATCTCGGATGCGGTAAGAATAAATTGGATAATTTTATTTTCAAGCATTCCGTCGTGGAAAGTAATGTAATATTGCAACACCGCTGGGATAACGCCTGAAGCTCCATTGGTAGGAGCTGTAACCACACGTCCGAAAGAGGCGTTCTCCTCATTTACGGCAAGTGCAAAACAACTTACCCAATCCAGAATATATTGAAAGTTTTGGCCGCCCTCGCGGATGGCCGCTACCCAGGACTCGTAATCTTGGTAGGTTCGGCCCTGCATTAATTTCTTATTTAGCTTGGCTGCCCTACGTTCGACATTCAATCCTCCGGGTAATGTCCCGCCGGTATGACAGCCCCGGTAGATACATTCATGTATTGTTTTATAAATATTCAATACGCCTGCCACGGTTTCACTTTCCTCACGCCATGCACATTCATTTTCAAGGACCAGCTCAGAGATTTTCAGCCCCGTTTTCATCGTCCAATGCAAGAGTTCCTGTGCAGTATCGACAGGAAACGGGAGGTCCACTTCAGACAAAACACCTTCCGTATCATTTTCCTGCACCACAAAACCACCCCCTATCGAATAATAGGTTTCGGTCATTGCCTTCCCATTCGATAGGAATGCCTGAAAGGTCACTGCGTTGGGGTGAAAAGGTAAACTTTCCGCATATAGAAACAAGAGGTCTTCCGGATAGGAAAAAGGAATCGTCCTTTCGCCAGCAACTTCCAGTTCACCGACAGTCTTAATATGCTCGACCTTGGGCATCACGCTATTGACATCAAAGGTAACCGGATCATCTCCACTTAGTCCCAGGAGCACAGCAATATCGGTACCGTGCCCAGCACCGGTTTTGGCCAAAGAACCATACAGCAGGATTTTGACTTGTTCGACTTCATGCAAGACACCTTTTGACCTGAGAACAGCTGTAAATTGCTGGGCTGCACGCCAAGGTCCCAAGGTATGCGAACTCGAGGGTCCTATACCAATCTTAAACATGTCAAAAACGGATATTTGTTCTTTGCTCATAATCTTTTTTATTGCGGTCAGCCGATCAAGCCATTGCTTTTGTGAAAACCGCATCTAAATTAGCACAAATAAAGTACAATGTTACTTGTATTTGCATTATTATCAATTTGAAAACCAAGCTCAGGTTCTTTTAACAAGTATCCAACAAACATCTTACATTTTTTAGGGAAAAAGTAAGAAATGCTTCCCTATCTTTGTTGGCTATAATTTATAGAATGACGGGAAAAACATATTTATATTCTTTTTTTACCATTGTTATCTGTTTATTTTCGATTAGAACGTATTCCCAGCAACTACCTAAGCGGGAGTTTCGCGGCGTCTGGGTTGCAACCATAGGTAATATTGACTGGCCCTCTGTCAAAGCGGGCAATAATGTCGCACAGCAAAAACAGGAGTTTATTGATTTACTGGACCAGCACCGCAGCGCGGGACTGAATGCCATTATTTTGCAGGTACGTCCGGCTGCCGACGCATTTTACGCGAAGGGCAGAGAACCATGGAGTAGATATCTAACCGGAAAACAAGGCCTGCCTCCATCGCCATTCTATGATCCTCTGGAATTTGCCATTACCGAGGCTCACAAAAGAGGGATGGAACTACATGCCTGGTTCAATCCGTACCGTGCTTCGACAACATTAAATCCGGCTCATTTTTCGGATGACCATATTACTAAGCGTCACCCGGAATGGTTCTTCACCTATGCTGGCAAGAAGCTTTTCAACCCAGGTATTCCGGAAGTTCGCAAATATATTATTGATGTCATCATAGATGTGGTCAAAAACTACGATGTAGATGGCATTCATTTCGATGATTATTTTTATCCCTATCCCGATAGCAGAAATACACCGGTACCGGATCAGATTACCTTTGGTCAATATAATAATGGGATTGAGAAAATTGACGACTGGCGCCGCAACAATGTCAACCTGCTGGTGCACGATCTTGGCGTTGCCATCAAAAAGATAAAACCATATGTCAAATATGGCATTAGTCCTTGTGGGGTATGGGACAACAAAGAAAATAACAGTGCCGGGTCAGATACCCGTGGTCTGAGTGCTTACCGGGAACTGTATGCTGACGGTGTCAAATGGATGCAGGAAGGTTGGATCGATTATATCAATCCACAGATCTACTTTCCTTTCAAAAATCGCGCAGCAGCCTATGAGATCTTGGTTGACTGGTGGCAGAAACACACCTATGGCCGTCACTTTTATGTCGGGCATGGAGCTTATCGTGTTACCGAAAATAAAATCGGCTGGACAGACCGCAGTCAGATCCCCAGACAGGTACGCCACTTAAGGGAGGAGCACGATGTGGCGGGAAGTATTTATTTCAGTTCCAAATCACTTACGGACAATCTTGTTGGACTGCAGGATTCCATGCGAAATGACCTGTACCGTACACCGGCTTTACCCCCTACCATGCCTTGGTTAGATAGTATCCCACCCAATGCACCTTTTGGCCTGCTGGTGAAAAATTCATCCAATGGTAAAATGAACACCTTATTTTGGCAAAAACCGGATGCGGCCACTGATGGGGAGTCGGCTTATGGCTACGTGATCTATCGATTCAACCTTAACGAAAAAGTAAGTCTCAAGGATCCTGGGAAAATCATTTTTATCACTTTTGACGGGGATAAACTTCAATATACCGATGACGATATCAAACAACATCAACAGTATAAGTATGTTGTGACAGCGATTGATCGCATGAAAAATGAAAGTAAGCCCTCCGATAGCAGGACCGCCAATGAAGAGATTTAAGTGCTGCTAAAAAAATACCTCTTCCGAAATGGCTTTGCAATTGCAGCGAGGCCATTTTTGGAAGAGGTACCGTGTTAGTGTGATTTTAAAATACGTTATTTCCCCTGTCCGTATTTAAATTTTTTGTTGATCGTGACAGGGAGTTTTCCTTTCGGCGTATTTTGCCCTAAAATAGTTTTCACCGCCGCTTTCTGCATGAAGGCATCATTTTGATAGGCCAGCAAAATTGTTTTTGCTTTTTTCGATGCTTCAAATCCATCCACAGCATAGGCATTGGTAAATAAAGTCAGGATTGATTTTTTCGCAAATTTCTTCATCAGGCCCTGAACATCTTTATTTAATACCATGGTCGGACGTGGACGAAGTCTCGTATCGTGTACGGCAATAATAAATTGTTTGTTCTTCTTGATTTCTTTGGTAAGGCGCTTGATATCTTCCTTACTTGTGCTATCCGTGATGAAATATTGCGTTTCATTTGTTAGCGCACTAGCCAATTCATTTTGGAAAGTCTGATTGGCTGTAATACCAATGTTGATAATAGCCGTAGGTAAATCCTTTTTGAAGGATTTTAATTTTTCTGTTGAGTTCAAAGCGGTGATCGCTGCATTAGACAGCTCGTCAATAAGCTGAACTGCTGAGGCGCGATGCAAATCATGGTATAGATTCTGTTGTGAAGTCGACTGATATTTATCTAAACCAAGCCAGAGCTTAGCGGCAAGCACTCGTTTTACACGCGCATCAATATCAGCCTGCGCGATACGTCCTTCTTCAATAGCTTTTACAATCAAATCGATCGCACGCTTGCTATTCTCGGACACTTCAAGTAAATCATGCCCCGCAATAATTGCCTGTACGTCGGCTTCTCCATTTGGAAAAAACTTCTTTACACCTTTCATATCCATTGCGTCAGTGACTGTTAGTCCTTTAAAGCCAAGTTCGTTGCGCAAAAGATCGGTTACAACCTTTTTAGAGATGGAAGACGGCATATTAGGTGTGTCATCTAAACTCGGAATGTTCATGTGGGCCACCATAACAGCAGGAGCGCCAGCTTTGATAAGCTCTTTGAACGGATACAACTCCAGGGTATCCAAGCGTTTTTTGTCGAATGGTAGTTGCGGCAGATCATAATGAGAATCCACATCTGTATCGCCATGCCCCGGGAAGTGTTTAATGGAAGCCAGGATACCACCATCCACCATACCGTCCATATACGCTTTAGCTTTCTGGGTTACATTATATTTATTATCACCAAAGGAGCGAATACCGATGACGGGATTTTTAGGGTTATTGTTGATATCCACATCGGGGGCAAAATTGAAATGCATACCTATACGTTGGAAGTCTAAAGCAACCTCACGTCCCATGCGATAGATCAGCTGATTATCCTGAACGGCTCCTAAAGTCATCTGATAAGGGAACGACAACGTAGAATCCGGCATACGCATGCCTAATCCCCACTCGCCATCAAATGTCACCATCAAAGGGACCTTGGACAGGGATTGATACCGATTGAACATATCGACATGGCGGACAGGACCACCCTGAAAAACAACGAGACCGCCCAAATGTTGATCCTGTATAACCTGAGCCACGGAGTCAATATATTTCTGTCCTAAATTGGTGTGTGCCCTAACCAAAAATAGCTGTGCGACTTTTTCTTTTGGCGTCAACGTATTGAATACCGCATCGACCCATGCATGCTGGGAGTTGATGTATTTCACAAAATCTTTTTTGTCCTGAGCTTTCAAAAAAGAAATTGTGCCGACTAATGCCAATATTCCCAGACCGAGTTTTTTGAACATAAATTAGTTTGTATAATGTATTTAAAATAGAAATACTAAGGACGTTATTATTTCGGACAATATGAAATTGTTTTTGCAACAATTTTATATAAAAACGCATAAAACAGCAATACACTAGGATACGAAGCTTTGAAATATACCCACTCGATTACTGGAAGCAACAATAACAGGAATGCTATGCGGCGATAATACGATAAACAGTATCATCCCAAGCTGTGACGCGACCATACATGGAATTACCTCGGCAGCGATATATTGGACGCTATTGTCCTGCGCAATTGTGAGGCGGTAAACTTTTGTGCACAATACAGCAATACTATGCCTACTGAAACAGGTCTAGAAAAATGCAATTACTTGGCAATAATGACTATATCAGGTTATACTTTTTCTCCAAGAAGAGGGTCAGCTCCATGGTATTTTCGAGTTCTCCAATAGCCTCTTTTTTCCATAGGGTATCTATGATCAGTAATAGGAATTCCGTTTCAAACTCGGGACTCTCATACCCCAGTTCTTTAAAAGCACGGTGGATAATAGGCTGAACAGGTTTCATAAATTGTTCGTGCTGCTGTTTGGAAAAAGGGTGATGAGACAGACGCTCCTGCAATCTCCAAAATATGGGTTCTGCACTGACTAGCTTGCCTGGTAGATTGATCATCGTGCGCAGAAATTCTTTTGGCTCACGATAGGTCATCATGCCGCGGTGATGTGTAAGAACCTTACGATAACCGGATTTAATCAAATAAACCAACAGGGCGTCTTTATTCCCAAAATGTTTGAAGATTAATGCTTCGGAGACTCCCGCATTTTGGGCAATCGTTTTGGTAGAGGTATTCGTATAGCCTTGCTCTGAGAAAAGCAACAATGCTTCTTTCATAATACGCTCTTTTCTACTCAAAACACTTTCTTTCATCTCTTATTTTTTTAATCTGTATCCGTATTGTCACTAGATCGTTATACGGTCCTGTTCAGTTGATTTTATAATTCTACTGCAAATATATCTAATCTTTCCATTCACTTGGGTTTATTGTAACTAAAATGATAATAATTCGTAACAAATAGTGCCCTATTTTTGAGAAATAAAATTATATAACCGTCAACAACACATTAGAACATATTTTCACCTCGACCGATGAAGATCAAGCTTTGGACCATTTTGCTCTTTTTTATTTGCTTATCGTTATTGGGGAAAACCGCGTACGCCCAACAGTATATTACGGGCAAGTTGCTTGATCATACGACTTCGCAACCTATTAAAGGTGCAAGCATCACCATTATCGCAGTAAAAGATTCCAGTAAAGTTCAGGTCCCAACAGACATTTTAGGCAGGTTTAGCAGCAGCAGCCTCCCCAATGGAGATTATCTGGTCAGCACACAGCCGATGGGCTACTCCATGGATCTTCGGCGCGTAAAACTAATGGGCCAGACAATCGATCTAACGTTTAAACTCACTAATGCCGAGATTGTACTGGATGAAATTAACATTTCTTCGAGCAGTATACAGGTTAAAGGAGATACGCTGGAGTTTGACACCAAGAAATACGTCACACAGGATTTTGCAGATGCGGACGAGTTGGTTAAACAGATTCCTGGTGTTGAAATTGATGAAGACGGCAATGTAAAGGCTCAGGGCGAGCCTGTCAATAAGATTATTATTGATGGCCGGGAGTTTTTTAGTACAGATCCTAAGGTGGCCCTCAAAAATCTTCCGGCCGATGTTATTGCCAAGATTCAAATTATAGATGACAAAACCGAGCAGGCTAAATTTAGTGGTTTTGACGACGGGAAGCGCATGAAAGTAATCAAT
The Sphingobacterium multivorum genome window above contains:
- a CDS encoding TonB-dependent receptor → MKGKPMLRHGREVQLSLPSNNRSYSADSIRIYLKRWKHQWVLTKKEYLSGIYYNNIYHTTFMNKTLSFLAIPMISSVFSVAQAQTNKVIEGILINEKSEPITGATVKLSNTGVTTSTDSEGHFAFHKLSSKTYHIEIKAIGYGKHTMEVNVTDETTNLGPIILKDQSQAIDEVAVYGKYYEHYKFDSISGSLRLKTPILELPQNIQVISSDLMADQQVFDIVDGITRNVSGATRQGHWDNQYANIRMRGSKIPAFRNGMNIEASWGPTAEDASMIERIEFVKGPAGFMLANGEPGGFYNVVTKKPTGNTKGSVTLNTGSFSTYRAAVDLDGKLRKDGKLLYRLNVAGQQKDFFTKYNYSNRLVIAPVVTYKVDSLTNLTFEYTYQGSTYLSNGNYTFSPKGFADPGIANDFFYGDPSMEPGKLKDHSAYIYLDRKLNENWKLHAQMAYFNFDMKATSTWLNYMKANGDMPRYYSIADEHGENSFGQVSLNGEEYTGSVRHRILVGADYGNKKFWGDFRTILDSIPSAPLNVYDPKYGIPGSVFPTLDRSQSVKVRAGGSNYVTSTNYMSFYAHDELAFLEEKLRLSLGLRYTINETIGKTSVADRTDKAFTPRVGLSYSIDKSMSVYGLFDQSFVPVAGTDWEGNAFKPIRGNDLEAGVKKEWMGGKWISTLSAYTIARKNALVADPDPSHVVNGVSFQTQLGETRSKGIEFDVTGEIIKGLNVNANYALTDSKISKDTKEENIGNITPNTAKHTANAFVSYRIQDGKVRGLGFMGSVQGMFDRAVGTTKESNFKNYLRTDAGISYQKGKYAISVVINNVLDNRKLLTAGSISKASAAVQKLGGVDYYSYIVEARRNFRMGVTYKF
- a CDS encoding DUF4198 domain-containing protein, which produces MKILISFFTFLTVLLCSHTSHAHALWIESSSYGTLNQSHEVKVYYGEFATNERDQVDKWYSDVKDFSLMLHAPGQEPVKLQLTNQGDHFSGSFQPTAAGTYFLSIVKAPKDLGGKTKYEFSSLVPVIVGKSATLDYKNVKSPLQIELLGAANAKKGQRIQAKITSFGKAVPQAKVSVFSTTGWGKEFVADEHGILTFDAIWAGPYVLEASTFAETAGEHEGKAYASAWQGSTTFITVK
- a CDS encoding MBL fold metallo-hydrolase, which codes for MKYCAIASGSNGNCYYVAKDDSAILIDAGINSKHIHLRMYNLGILPTQIKAIFITHEHSDHIRGLSVFAKKYNLPVYITKGSYDGTRLHLPSHLVHIISPDEVVEIGGLKVYGIPKYHDAKEPCSFLVSDGTYNIGVLTDIGRPCENVQHVIQHSDVLLLESNYDEEMLRTGRYSYFLKNRISSGWGHLSNRVAVELFNAYKTDRLKHLILTHLSGENNTVDLVQQTFEPHCERIQLHVATRYQETELFDLKLVLENHVASFSILSALSS
- a CDS encoding L-serine ammonia-lyase, coding for MSKEQISVFDMFKIGIGPSSSHTLGPWRAAQQFTAVLRSKGVLHEVEQVKILLYGSLAKTGAGHGTDIAVLLGLSGDDPVTFDVNSVMPKVEHIKTVGELEVAGERTIPFSYPEDLLFLYAESLPFHPNAVTFQAFLSNGKAMTETYYSIGGGFVVQENDTEGVLSEVDLPFPVDTAQELLHWTMKTGLKISELVLENECAWREESETVAGVLNIYKTIHECIYRGCHTGGTLPGGLNVERRAAKLNKKLMQGRTYQDYESWVAAIREGGQNFQYILDWVSCFALAVNEENASFGRVVTAPTNGASGVIPAVLQYYITFHDGMLENKIIQFILTASEIGSIFKKNATISAAMGGCQAEIGVSSAMAAGALTEVLGGSQRQVLMAAEIAMEHHLGLTCDPIGGLVQIPCIERNTMGAIKAITAAQLALQSNPDKAKVSLDTVVKTMWETALDMNAKYKETADGGLAVNIPLSLPEC
- a CDS encoding glycoside hydrolase family 10 protein, whose product is MTGKTYLYSFFTIVICLFSIRTYSQQLPKREFRGVWVATIGNIDWPSVKAGNNVAQQKQEFIDLLDQHRSAGLNAIILQVRPAADAFYAKGREPWSRYLTGKQGLPPSPFYDPLEFAITEAHKRGMELHAWFNPYRASTTLNPAHFSDDHITKRHPEWFFTYAGKKLFNPGIPEVRKYIIDVIIDVVKNYDVDGIHFDDYFYPYPDSRNTPVPDQITFGQYNNGIEKIDDWRRNNVNLLVHDLGVAIKKIKPYVKYGISPCGVWDNKENNSAGSDTRGLSAYRELYADGVKWMQEGWIDYINPQIYFPFKNRAAAYEILVDWWQKHTYGRHFYVGHGAYRVTENKIGWTDRSQIPRQVRHLREEHDVAGSIYFSSKSLTDNLVGLQDSMRNDLYRTPALPPTMPWLDSIPPNAPFGLLVKNSSNGKMNTLFWQKPDAATDGESAYGYVIYRFNLNEKVSLKDPGKIIFITFDGDKLQYTDDDIKQHQQYKYVVTAIDRMKNESKPSDSRTANEEI
- a CDS encoding glycoside hydrolase family 3 protein is translated as MFKKLGLGILALVGTISFLKAQDKKDFVKYINSQHAWVDAVFNTLTPKEKVAQLFLVRAHTNLGQKYIDSVAQVIQDQHLGGLVVFQGGPVRHVDMFNRYQSLSKVPLMVTFDGEWGLGMRMPDSTLSFPYQMTLGAVQDNQLIYRMGREVALDFQRIGMHFNFAPDVDINNNPKNPVIGIRSFGDNKYNVTQKAKAYMDGMVDGGILASIKHFPGHGDTDVDSHYDLPQLPFDKKRLDTLELYPFKELIKAGAPAVMVAHMNIPSLDDTPNMPSSISKKVVTDLLRNELGFKGLTVTDAMDMKGVKKFFPNGEADVQAIIAGHDLLEVSENSKRAIDLIVKAIEEGRIAQADIDARVKRVLAAKLWLGLDKYQSTSQQNLYHDLHRASAVQLIDELSNAAITALNSTEKLKSFKKDLPTAIINIGITANQTFQNELASALTNETQYFITDSTSKEDIKRLTKEIKKNKQFIIAVHDTRLRPRPTMVLNKDVQGLMKKFAKKSILTLFTNAYAVDGFEASKKAKTILLAYQNDAFMQKAAVKTILGQNTPKGKLPVTINKKFKYGQGK
- a CDS encoding TetR/AcrR family transcriptional regulator, which encodes MKESVLSRKERIMKEALLLFSEQGYTNTSTKTIAQNAGVSEALIFKHFGNKDALLVYLIKSGYRKVLTHHRGMMTYREPKEFLRTMINLPGKLVSAEPIFWRLQERLSHHPFSKQQHEQFMKPVQPIIHRAFKELGYESPEFETEFLLLIIDTLWKKEAIGELENTMELTLFLEKKYNLI